A single region of the Arthrobacter sp. PAMC25564 genome encodes:
- a CDS encoding thiamine-binding protein, protein MLLAFSVAPSGRPPAVRPDSDAGSVTDSAAGGGQADDASVHDAVAEAVRIVRESGLPNHTDSMFTTIEGDWDEVFAVVKRATEAVGRYGSRVSLVIKADIRPGYSGELSGKLDRLEKAIGDSRDQSRS, encoded by the coding sequence ATGTTGCTTGCATTCTCTGTCGCACCCTCAGGCCGTCCCCCGGCCGTAAGGCCGGATTCCGACGCCGGTTCTGTCACTGATTCTGCCGCGGGCGGCGGCCAGGCGGACGACGCATCCGTCCACGACGCCGTCGCCGAGGCAGTGCGGATCGTCCGGGAGTCCGGGCTGCCGAACCACACGGATTCCATGTTCACCACAATCGAGGGCGACTGGGATGAGGTTTTCGCGGTGGTCAAGCGGGCCACGGAGGCCGTGGGACGCTACGGCAGCCGGGTCTCGCTGGTCATCAAAGCGGACATCCGGCCCGGCTATTCCGGGGAACTCAGCGGCAAGCTGGACCGCCTTGAAAAGGCCATCGGCGACTCCCGGGACCAAAGCCGGAGCTAA
- a CDS encoding O-methyltransferase, with the protein MIEHQPAAGWIAVEDFLSAVVVRPDSALKHAVSAALEAGMPPIEVAPNAGKLLKLLVRLSGARRVLEIGTLAGFSTIWMAQGLPDGGRLVTCEYLSKHAEVARANVEAAGLGSKVEIRTGAALDTLAALEAEGADPFDFVFIDADKENNANYLDWAIRLGRPGTTVVMDNAVWEGAVLDPSLDTVNAPGIIGALQMMGEDPRLDGTVIQTVGSKGWDGFALALVR; encoded by the coding sequence ATGATCGAGCATCAGCCCGCCGCCGGCTGGATCGCCGTCGAGGACTTCCTCTCCGCTGTTGTGGTCCGCCCGGACAGTGCCCTCAAACACGCGGTGAGCGCCGCCCTCGAGGCGGGCATGCCGCCGATTGAAGTGGCGCCCAATGCCGGGAAGCTGCTCAAGCTGCTGGTCCGGCTCTCCGGCGCCCGCCGGGTGCTGGAAATCGGAACGCTGGCCGGCTTCAGTACCATCTGGATGGCGCAGGGGCTGCCCGACGGCGGCCGGCTGGTCACCTGCGAATACCTTTCCAAGCATGCTGAGGTGGCCCGAGCCAACGTCGAGGCGGCCGGGCTGGGGTCCAAAGTGGAAATCCGGACCGGCGCTGCCCTGGACACCCTGGCCGCCCTTGAAGCCGAGGGCGCGGACCCCTTCGATTTCGTCTTCATCGATGCCGACAAGGAAAACAACGCGAACTATCTGGACTGGGCCATCAGGCTGGGCAGGCCCGGCACCACTGTGGTGATGGACAACGCCGTGTGGGAAGGCGCCGTGTTGGACCCCTCGCTGGACACCGTCAACGCCCCGGGCATCATCGGCGCGCTGCAGATGATGGGGGAGGACCCGCGGCTGGACGGCACCGTGATCCAGACCGTGGGCTCGAAAGGCTGGGACGGCTTCGCGCTCGCCCTCGTGCGGTAG
- the ppsA gene encoding phosphoenolpyruvate synthase yields MADSPVKWFEEIGMGDVPQVGGKNASLGELIQSLKAQGVRVPDGFATTAAAYRTFIAANGIEDTMRSRILGYRSGGASLRATGEAIRELFLASEFPEDIAESIRAHYRELGKRAGLDKLSVAVRSSATAEDLPDASFAGQQETFLNIAGERELLDACRRCYASLFTDRAISYREVKGFDHLDVALSIGVQRMVRSDVGASGVMFSIDTDSGFPRAAVISAAWGLGETVVQGTINPDKYLVFKPLLADESLAPIIGKTLGSKERKMVYSRGGSARTRMVDTAEAERRAFVLDDAEILALARWAVSVENHYGRPMDMEWARDGETGELFMVQARPETVQSLKTGSRFSIHHLLETGPVLAAGSAIGDSIAQGTACVIRSAADIDKFRDGAILVTEMTDPDWVPIMQRAAGIVTDHGGPTSHAAIVSRELGVPAIVGTGNATSVLAENQAVTISCAEGEEGRVYEGSLAFETEEVDLGELPETRTAVMVNIASPAAAFQWWRLPADGVGLARMEFIISSLIRVHPMALVHPERVTDATEAGQIRELTRGYPDPKEYFVDTLARGIAKIAAPYHPRPVIVRLSDFKTNEYAHLIGGAAFEEPEENPMLGFRGASRYYDERYRDGFVLECAALKRVREQLGFRNIIVMVPFCRTPQEADKVLAVMAENGLVRGGNGLQVYMMCEIPSNVVLAEKFATRFDGFSIGSNDLTQLVLGVDRDSGQLAALFDERDEAVMAMISEAIRKAHVAGIKIGICGQGPSNHPDFAAFLVREGIDSISLNPDSYLRTVPRIAEAEKAAAG; encoded by the coding sequence ATGGCTGATTCCCCGGTGAAGTGGTTTGAAGAGATCGGTATGGGCGACGTCCCGCAGGTGGGGGGCAAGAACGCGTCGCTTGGCGAACTGATCCAGTCGCTCAAGGCCCAGGGCGTGCGCGTCCCCGACGGGTTCGCCACCACCGCGGCCGCCTACCGGACGTTTATCGCGGCCAACGGGATCGAGGACACCATGCGCTCGCGGATCCTCGGCTACCGTTCCGGCGGTGCCTCACTGCGCGCCACCGGTGAGGCCATCCGGGAGCTGTTCCTGGCCAGCGAATTCCCTGAAGACATCGCCGAATCCATCCGCGCCCACTACCGGGAGCTGGGGAAGCGCGCCGGCCTGGACAAGCTGTCCGTGGCCGTCCGCAGCAGCGCCACGGCCGAGGACCTTCCCGACGCGAGTTTCGCCGGCCAGCAGGAGACCTTCCTGAACATCGCGGGAGAGCGGGAGCTGCTGGACGCCTGCCGCCGCTGCTATGCCTCGCTCTTCACCGACCGGGCCATCAGCTACCGGGAGGTCAAGGGCTTCGACCACCTGGACGTTGCGCTCTCGATCGGGGTGCAGCGGATGGTGCGGTCCGACGTGGGCGCGTCCGGCGTGATGTTCTCCATCGACACCGATTCCGGCTTCCCCCGCGCGGCCGTGATCAGCGCGGCCTGGGGTCTGGGCGAGACCGTGGTCCAGGGCACCATCAACCCGGACAAGTACCTCGTGTTCAAGCCGCTCCTGGCGGACGAGTCACTCGCCCCGATCATCGGGAAGACCCTCGGGTCCAAGGAGCGGAAGATGGTCTACAGCCGCGGCGGCAGCGCACGCACCCGGATGGTGGACACGGCCGAGGCGGAGCGCCGCGCCTTCGTGCTCGACGACGCCGAGATCCTCGCCCTGGCCCGCTGGGCCGTGAGCGTCGAAAACCACTACGGCCGGCCGATGGACATGGAGTGGGCCCGGGACGGCGAGACCGGGGAGCTCTTTATGGTCCAGGCCCGGCCCGAGACGGTCCAGTCGCTCAAGACCGGCTCACGCTTCAGCATCCACCACCTGCTGGAGACGGGCCCGGTGCTCGCGGCCGGCTCAGCGATCGGCGACTCCATCGCGCAGGGCACGGCCTGCGTGATCAGGAGCGCCGCGGACATCGATAAATTCCGCGACGGCGCCATCCTCGTCACCGAAATGACCGACCCGGACTGGGTCCCCATCATGCAACGGGCGGCCGGCATCGTGACGGACCACGGCGGTCCGACGAGCCACGCGGCGATCGTCAGCAGGGAACTCGGGGTGCCGGCAATCGTCGGAACCGGGAACGCCACGAGTGTCCTGGCCGAGAACCAGGCCGTGACGATTTCCTGCGCGGAGGGCGAAGAAGGCCGGGTGTATGAGGGCAGCCTCGCGTTCGAAACTGAGGAGGTGGACCTCGGCGAACTGCCGGAGACGCGCACTGCCGTCATGGTCAACATCGCCAGCCCGGCAGCCGCCTTCCAGTGGTGGCGGCTGCCCGCCGACGGCGTCGGACTCGCACGGATGGAATTCATCATCAGCAGCCTGATCCGGGTCCATCCGATGGCGCTGGTCCACCCGGAACGCGTCACGGATGCCACGGAGGCCGGGCAGATCCGCGAGCTGACGCGGGGATATCCGGATCCGAAGGAGTACTTCGTGGACACCTTGGCGCGCGGCATTGCCAAGATCGCCGCGCCCTACCACCCCCGCCCGGTGATTGTCCGGCTCAGCGACTTCAAGACCAATGAGTACGCCCACCTGATCGGCGGGGCTGCCTTCGAGGAACCGGAGGAGAACCCGATGCTCGGCTTCCGCGGCGCCTCACGCTACTACGACGAGCGCTACCGCGACGGTTTCGTCCTCGAATGTGCGGCGCTCAAACGGGTGCGGGAGCAACTTGGCTTCCGCAACATCATCGTCATGGTGCCGTTCTGCCGGACCCCGCAGGAGGCGGACAAGGTGCTGGCGGTGATGGCGGAGAACGGGCTGGTGCGCGGCGGGAACGGGCTGCAGGTCTACATGATGTGCGAGATCCCCTCGAACGTGGTGCTCGCGGAGAAGTTCGCCACCCGCTTCGACGGCTTCTCGATCGGCTCCAATGACCTCACCCAGCTGGTCCTCGGCGTGGACCGGGATTCCGGGCAGCTCGCGGCGCTCTTCGACGAGCGGGACGAGGCCGTCATGGCCATGATCAGCGAGGCGATCCGCAAGGCCCATGTTGCCGGGATCAAGATCGGCATCTGCGGGCAGGGCCCCAGCAACCACCCGGACTTCGCCGCGTTCCTGGTCCGGGAGGGCATCGATTCGATCTCGCTGAACCCGGACAGCTACCTCAGGACCGTTCCGCGGATCGCCGAGGCGGAGAAGGCGGCAGCGGGGTAG